From the Natrarchaeobaculum aegyptiacum genome, one window contains:
- a CDS encoding aminopeptidase yields the protein MSELDAAASTAVRQCLALEAGESCVIVTDDEREPIGEALYEVAREITDDATVVRFPPGEQHGAEPPEPVAAAFSGADAFLAPTTKSLSHTRARSDATDAGARGATLPGITEEVFVTGLDADYDRILTECERMLERVADADEIRVTTDRGTDLTVILGDREWHDDTGDVGDPGSFSNLPAGEVFISPVSAEGTYVVDGTMRPHGLLEGEELEFVVEDGLVTEISDDEIRRQVEEAEEEAGDAARNLAELGIGTNVGVTDLIGSVLLDEKAAGTVHVAIGDNAGIGGETDAPLHLDGIIRKPTVFVDGEEIELPTTDE from the coding sequence ATGTCCGAACTCGACGCGGCTGCCAGCACCGCCGTCAGGCAGTGTCTGGCGCTCGAGGCCGGCGAGTCCTGCGTGATCGTCACCGACGACGAACGCGAACCGATCGGTGAGGCCCTCTACGAGGTAGCGAGGGAGATCACCGACGACGCGACTGTCGTCCGCTTCCCGCCGGGTGAACAACACGGTGCCGAGCCCCCCGAACCGGTGGCTGCCGCGTTCAGCGGTGCAGACGCCTTCCTCGCACCGACGACGAAGAGCCTGAGCCACACCCGCGCCCGCTCGGATGCCACCGACGCAGGTGCTCGCGGCGCGACCCTGCCGGGAATCACCGAGGAGGTGTTCGTCACCGGCCTCGACGCCGACTACGACCGCATTCTCACAGAGTGCGAACGGATGCTCGAGCGCGTCGCTGACGCCGACGAGATTCGCGTGACGACCGACCGCGGGACCGACCTCACGGTCATCCTCGGCGACCGCGAGTGGCACGACGACACCGGCGACGTGGGCGACCCCGGCTCGTTCTCGAACCTCCCCGCTGGCGAGGTGTTCATCAGCCCCGTCTCCGCGGAGGGGACCTACGTCGTCGACGGCACGATGCGCCCCCACGGCCTGCTCGAGGGCGAGGAACTCGAGTTCGTCGTCGAAGACGGCCTCGTCACCGAAATCTCGGACGACGAGATCCGCCGGCAGGTCGAGGAGGCCGAGGAAGAAGCCGGCGACGCGGCTCGCAATCTCGCCGAACTCGGCATCGGGACGAACGTCGGCGTCACCGACCTCATCGGGTCGGTCCTGCTGGACGAGAAGGCCGCCGGGACGGTCCACGTCGCTATCGGTGACAACGCCGGCATCGGCGGCGAGACCGACGCGCCGCTGCATCTGGACGGCATCATCCGGAAGCCCACCGTGTTCGTCGACGGCGAGGAGATCGAGTTGCCGACGACTGACGAGTAG
- a CDS encoding SHOCT domain-containing protein, which produces MNGEDDSSDDEVTRLEILVTVTVTSVTLAVGLGLLAVGVAPFWIVFVVGFAGVLPMALAAASLYEERQDGPSGGSSDSEREAEDALAELRQRYARGELSELEFERRVERLLETETIDDARRYVGTNDERVTTGRRRASDRNRTRDQRRGRDRSRDLGQDHDGTRDRNRDREPADEQR; this is translated from the coding sequence ATGAACGGTGAGGACGACTCGAGCGACGACGAGGTGACTCGACTGGAAATTCTGGTGACAGTCACCGTCACGTCCGTCACGCTCGCGGTCGGCCTCGGCTTGCTGGCCGTCGGGGTTGCCCCGTTCTGGATCGTGTTCGTCGTGGGGTTCGCCGGCGTGCTTCCGATGGCACTCGCCGCCGCGAGTCTGTACGAAGAGCGTCAGGACGGGCCATCCGGCGGCTCGAGCGACAGCGAGCGTGAGGCCGAGGACGCCCTGGCAGAGCTTCGCCAGCGGTACGCCCGCGGCGAACTCAGCGAACTGGAGTTCGAACGCCGGGTCGAACGGTTGCTCGAGACGGAGACGATCGACGACGCACGGCGGTACGTTGGCACGAACGACGAACGCGTCACGACGGGCCGTAGACGTGCCAGCGATCGAAACCGGACTCGAGATCAACGGCGAGGACGGGATCGAAGTCGGGATCTGGGGCAGGATCACGACGGGACCCGAGATCGGAATCGGGATCGAGAGCCAGCGGACGAGCAACGCTGA
- a CDS encoding hydantoinase/oxoprolinase family protein, with protein sequence MNTDDTRIGVDVGGTFTDVALSVDDRLVTAKVPTTDDQSVGVLEGIHKACERAGIDPGEIDDFAHAMTVSVNALLERGGAKTALVTTEGFRDVLEIGRQNRPDLYDLEAEKPDPLVPRELRFEVAERTTDDGIESEVAPEDVRELAETIDERDVEAVAVCLLHAYADTENERVAASILREELDVPVSASHEVLAEFREFERTSTTAVDAYVRPAIDSYVGRLVDESESEGIPAPRIMQANGGIADPETVREHAVTTTMSGPAAGVVGAAATVPDDDVAGLVTFDMGGTSSDVSLVRDGQAERTTDAEIAGLPIRTPMVDVNTVGAGGGSIAWVDAGGALRVGPQSSGADPGPACYGNGGTDPTVTDANVVLGYIGPETALGGEMTLDVEAAHDVLDGLAAEAGLEDALEAAQGVYRVANATMTRTIRAVTVERGHDPREFALVAFGGAGPMHAGALADALEVDRVVVPRPGGVLSAFGLLAADESYDAVRTVGVGLEEATPATLEDVYGDLVADVLADASDPDAARVERAADCRYAGQSFELTVPVGDSFSAAAVEERFHESHERAYGYAMDEAIEVVNLRTTATIPGTEPTVRHHGEGDALLGTREAYFPGAGPRETTVYERDRLAPGVTISGPAILEQAESTTVVPPTWAGDILADGSLVMTREGVDDR encoded by the coding sequence ATGAACACCGACGACACCCGAATCGGCGTCGACGTCGGCGGCACCTTCACCGACGTCGCCCTCTCGGTCGACGACCGGCTCGTCACCGCGAAGGTGCCGACCACCGACGACCAGAGCGTCGGGGTCCTCGAGGGTATCCACAAGGCCTGCGAGCGCGCCGGGATCGACCCCGGCGAGATCGACGACTTCGCCCACGCGATGACCGTCTCGGTCAACGCCCTCCTGGAACGTGGCGGCGCGAAAACCGCGCTCGTGACGACCGAGGGGTTCCGGGACGTCCTCGAGATCGGCCGCCAGAATCGGCCGGATCTGTACGATCTCGAGGCCGAAAAGCCAGATCCGCTCGTCCCGCGCGAACTGCGGTTCGAGGTGGCCGAACGGACGACCGACGATGGAATCGAGTCGGAAGTCGCTCCGGAGGACGTCCGCGAGCTGGCAGAAACGATCGACGAGCGCGACGTCGAGGCCGTCGCCGTCTGCCTGCTGCACGCCTACGCCGACACCGAGAACGAACGGGTCGCCGCATCGATCCTGCGGGAGGAACTCGACGTCCCGGTGTCGGCCTCCCACGAGGTGCTCGCGGAGTTTCGCGAGTTCGAACGAACCTCGACGACGGCCGTCGACGCCTACGTCCGGCCGGCGATCGACAGCTACGTCGGCCGGCTGGTCGACGAATCCGAAAGCGAGGGCATTCCAGCGCCACGGATCATGCAGGCAAACGGCGGCATCGCCGACCCCGAGACGGTGCGTGAACACGCCGTCACGACGACGATGTCCGGTCCCGCTGCGGGCGTCGTCGGCGCGGCCGCGACCGTCCCCGACGACGACGTCGCCGGGCTCGTCACCTTCGACATGGGTGGCACCTCGAGCGACGTGAGCCTCGTCCGTGACGGACAGGCCGAACGAACGACCGACGCCGAGATCGCCGGCCTGCCGATCCGGACGCCGATGGTCGACGTCAACACCGTCGGTGCGGGCGGTGGCTCGATCGCCTGGGTCGACGCCGGCGGCGCACTCCGGGTCGGCCCCCAGTCCTCGGGTGCCGACCCCGGCCCCGCCTGTTACGGGAACGGCGGAACGGACCCCACCGTCACCGACGCCAACGTCGTGCTGGGCTACATCGGCCCCGAAACCGCACTCGGCGGCGAGATGACCCTGGACGTCGAGGCGGCTCACGACGTCCTCGATGGACTGGCCGCGGAGGCCGGTCTCGAGGACGCACTCGAGGCGGCCCAGGGCGTCTACCGGGTCGCGAACGCGACGATGACCCGGACGATCCGTGCGGTGACCGTCGAACGCGGCCACGACCCACGGGAGTTCGCACTCGTCGCGTTCGGCGGTGCCGGCCCGATGCACGCCGGGGCGCTCGCGGACGCGCTCGAGGTCGACCGTGTCGTCGTCCCACGTCCGGGCGGCGTCCTCTCGGCGTTCGGTCTGCTGGCAGCCGACGAGAGCTACGACGCCGTCCGAACCGTCGGCGTCGGTCTCGAGGAGGCCACACCCGCGACGCTCGAGGACGTGTACGGCGACCTCGTCGCCGACGTGCTCGCCGACGCCTCCGATCCAGACGCCGCACGGGTCGAACGCGCCGCAGATTGCCGGTACGCCGGCCAGAGCTTCGAACTGACCGTCCCCGTCGGTGACTCGTTCAGCGCCGCCGCGGTCGAAGAGCGGTTCCACGAGTCACACGAACGGGCCTACGGCTACGCGATGGACGAGGCGATCGAGGTCGTCAACCTGCGGACGACGGCGACGATCCCGGGCACCGAACCGACCGTCCGCCACCACGGCGAGGGCGACGCACTCCTCGGCACGCGCGAGGCGTACTTCCCCGGTGCAGGTCCACGAGAGACCACAGTCTACGAGCGCGATCGACTCGCACCCGGCGTGACGATTTCTGGACCCGCAATCCTCGAACAGGCAGAGAGTACGACCGTCGTTCCCCCGACGTGGGCGGGCGACATTCTGGCAGATGGAAGCCTCGTGATGACCCGTGAGGGGGTGGACGACCGATGA
- the cofH gene encoding 7,8-didemethyl-8-hydroxy-5-deazariboflavin synthase subunit CofH, whose translation MARPVTEADLEFEHVPETDQSFENALEKARDGDRLTVDDAIELLTTGTDVEGIDRQRKERVLEAADHRRADVVGEEVTFVANLNNNVTTACNVGCLFCNFKDAAHTFEVDSDVETAGFTKTPAESREIVADAVDRGIYEVTSVSGLHPAFALDAEHREILEAHPAPKAVNYRPPAQYETSPGTYTEQISAMSVDGVHVHSMTPEEAYHARRGTDWSYEEVYRRLRDAGLDTVPGTAAEILVDEVRDVICPGKIDTAGWMDAMEAAANVGLGTTATIMYGHVENEAHRALHLERIRDLQDRTGNVTEFVPLSFIHQNTPLFEHDVVSGGASRDEDELMIAVARLFLDNIDHVQSSWVKYGDEGGLKMLSCGADDYMGTILSEEITTRAGGQHGEFRSFADYVEMITSIGRVPVERSTDYSERRVIDPEDPPFGPELGPKADGTPLLAPDERDRRTMFADD comes from the coding sequence ATGGCGCGACCGGTGACCGAGGCCGACCTCGAGTTCGAGCACGTTCCGGAGACCGACCAGTCGTTCGAGAACGCCCTCGAGAAGGCCCGCGACGGCGACCGGCTGACGGTCGACGACGCGATCGAGTTACTCACCACCGGCACGGACGTCGAGGGGATCGACCGCCAGCGGAAAGAGCGGGTTCTCGAGGCGGCCGACCACCGGCGTGCGGACGTGGTCGGCGAGGAGGTCACCTTCGTCGCGAACCTCAACAACAACGTCACGACGGCCTGTAACGTGGGCTGTCTCTTCTGCAATTTCAAGGACGCCGCACACACCTTCGAGGTCGATTCGGACGTCGAGACGGCTGGCTTTACGAAGACGCCCGCCGAGTCCCGTGAAATCGTCGCCGACGCGGTCGACCGTGGCATCTACGAGGTCACCTCGGTCTCGGGACTGCATCCCGCGTTCGCACTGGACGCGGAACACCGCGAGATCCTCGAGGCCCACCCGGCCCCGAAGGCGGTCAACTACAGGCCGCCAGCGCAGTACGAGACGAGTCCGGGTACCTACACGGAACAGATTTCGGCGATGAGCGTCGACGGCGTCCACGTCCACTCGATGACGCCCGAAGAGGCCTACCACGCCCGACGGGGGACCGACTGGTCTTACGAGGAGGTCTACCGCCGACTCCGAGACGCCGGACTCGATACGGTTCCCGGCACCGCAGCCGAGATTCTGGTCGACGAAGTCCGTGACGTGATCTGCCCCGGCAAGATCGACACCGCCGGCTGGATGGACGCGATGGAAGCGGCGGCCAACGTGGGACTGGGGACGACCGCGACGATCATGTACGGCCACGTCGAGAACGAGGCCCACCGGGCGCTCCATCTGGAGCGCATCCGCGACCTGCAGGACCGAACGGGCAACGTGACGGAGTTCGTGCCGCTGTCGTTCATCCACCAGAACACGCCGCTTTTCGAACACGACGTCGTCTCCGGCGGGGCCTCCCGCGACGAGGACGAACTGATGATCGCCGTCGCGCGGCTCTTCCTCGACAATATCGATCACGTCCAGTCCTCGTGGGTCAAGTACGGCGACGAAGGTGGGCTGAAGATGCTCTCCTGTGGTGCCGACGACTACATGGGGACGATCCTCTCCGAGGAAATCACGACCCGCGCTGGCGGCCAACACGGCGAGTTCCGCTCGTTCGCCGACTACGTCGAGATGATCACCTCGATCGGCCGCGTGCCGGTCGAACGCTCGACCGACTATTCCGAACGACGCGTGATCGACCCCGAGGACCCGCCGTTCGGTCCCGAACTCGGCCCGAAAGCCGACGGTACGCCGCTGCTCGCACCCGACGAACGGGACCGGCGAACGATGTTCGCAGACGACTGA
- a CDS encoding hydantoinase B/oxoprolinase family protein yields the protein MTDTTDTDAGIDPVTLEVLRNQLESIAEEMGQTLIRGAYSPNIKERRDCSTALFDAEGRMIAQAEHIPVHLGAMPAAVEAVRDLEPQPGDVFVLNDPFTGGTHLPDVTMVSTLSADDEIVGYAVSRAHHADVGGMTPGSMPAGAREIYQEGLRLPPTRLVEGGDRREDVHSLVLANVRNSRERRADLRAQLAANERAAERLEALFVEHGRETVLEGFDAVIDYSHERMVDEIADLPDGSYEATDHLEGDGVTNDDIEISVTVTVDGEEIDVDFSGTDDQLAGNLNAPLAVAKSAVYFVVRCVTDPEIPPNHGCYEPVSVDAPEGSMLNPEPPAAVVGGNVETSQRVTDVVFTALAKAAPDRVPAQGQGTMNNLTIGARDGSFTYYETIGGGFGARADRDGMDGVQVGMTNTLNTPVESIETEYPLRIERYALREDSGGDGQFRGGLGLERTVTVEKDATVSLLTERRRHAPAGVAGGEDGATGENLIDGESVPAKRTVDVEAGTTVTVRTPGGGGHGDPDERDEAALEADRRAGKRSD from the coding sequence ATGACTGATACGACCGACACCGACGCAGGTATCGACCCGGTAACGCTGGAAGTGCTTCGCAACCAGCTCGAGAGCATCGCCGAGGAGATGGGCCAGACCCTGATCCGCGGTGCCTACTCGCCGAACATCAAGGAACGGCGGGACTGCTCGACGGCGCTGTTCGACGCGGAGGGACGGATGATCGCCCAGGCCGAACACATCCCGGTCCATCTCGGGGCGATGCCGGCGGCCGTCGAGGCCGTCCGCGACCTCGAGCCCCAGCCGGGCGACGTCTTCGTGCTCAACGATCCGTTTACCGGCGGGACGCACCTGCCGGACGTGACGATGGTGTCGACGCTGTCGGCCGACGACGAGATCGTCGGCTACGCCGTCTCCCGGGCCCACCACGCCGACGTCGGTGGGATGACTCCGGGCAGTATGCCCGCGGGCGCACGGGAGATCTATCAGGAGGGGCTGCGGCTCCCGCCGACCCGCCTCGTCGAAGGCGGCGATCGCCGTGAGGACGTCCACTCGCTCGTCCTCGCGAATGTCCGTAACTCCCGCGAACGGCGCGCCGATCTGCGAGCGCAACTCGCCGCGAACGAACGCGCCGCGGAACGACTCGAGGCACTGTTCGTCGAACACGGCCGCGAGACCGTCCTCGAAGGCTTCGACGCCGTCATCGACTACTCCCACGAGCGGATGGTCGACGAGATCGCCGACCTGCCCGACGGCAGTTACGAGGCGACCGACCACCTCGAGGGCGACGGCGTCACGAACGACGACATCGAGATCAGCGTGACCGTTACCGTCGACGGCGAGGAGATCGACGTCGACTTCTCGGGAACCGACGACCAGCTCGCGGGCAACCTCAACGCACCGCTCGCGGTCGCCAAGAGCGCGGTCTACTTCGTGGTTCGCTGCGTCACCGACCCCGAGATTCCGCCGAACCACGGCTGTTACGAGCCGGTTAGCGTCGACGCCCCCGAGGGATCGATGCTCAACCCCGAGCCCCCGGCAGCGGTCGTCGGCGGCAACGTCGAGACCAGTCAGCGCGTCACCGACGTCGTCTTCACCGCGCTCGCAAAGGCCGCTCCGGATCGCGTCCCCGCCCAGGGGCAGGGGACGATGAACAACCTGACCATCGGTGCGCGCGACGGTTCGTTTACCTACTACGAGACGATCGGCGGCGGCTTCGGCGCTCGAGCGGACCGCGATGGGATGGACGGCGTCCAGGTCGGGATGACCAACACGCTGAATACGCCCGTCGAGTCGATCGAGACCGAGTACCCGCTCCGGATCGAGCGCTACGCGCTCCGCGAGGACAGCGGCGGTGACGGCCAGTTCCGGGGTGGCCTCGGCCTCGAGCGGACCGTCACCGTCGAGAAAGACGCCACGGTCTCGCTGCTGACCGAACGACGTCGGCACGCGCCAGCAGGGGTTGCCGGCGGCGAGGACGGCGCGACCGGCGAGAACCTGATCGACGGCGAGTCCGTCCCCGCGAAGAGGACCGTCGACGTCGAGGCCGGGACGACCGTCACGGTCCGGACGCCCGGTGGCGGTGGACACGGCGACCCTGACGAGCGTGACGAGGCGGCACTCGAGGCAGACCGACGCGCCGGAAAACGGAGCGACTAG
- a CDS encoding maleate cis-trans isomerase family protein → MPANVTAPGRFGLIVPSSNTTAEPEFRAALPDSVTVHGARMSLESVTVDALDAMSDDVRRAADLLGHADVDAVAYACTTGSLLHGPGFDAELEDEIESVTDAPAVATARSVVRALEALEVERLAVQTPYTADLDEKERDFLEESGIEVASIDGRGIEANVEIGALTPDDAAIQVREGVDAADVDAVFVSCTNYRSLAAVEELEDDLGVPVVTSNGATLWDLGRAAGFAVDGPGMLFDLE, encoded by the coding sequence GTGCCAGCCAACGTTACCGCGCCCGGACGGTTTGGACTGATCGTCCCCTCCTCGAACACGACTGCCGAACCCGAGTTCCGGGCGGCGCTTCCCGACTCGGTGACCGTCCACGGCGCTCGGATGTCCCTCGAGTCGGTCACCGTCGACGCACTCGACGCGATGAGCGACGACGTGCGTCGGGCGGCCGACCTGCTCGGCCACGCCGACGTCGACGCCGTCGCCTACGCCTGCACCACCGGGAGCCTGCTTCACGGTCCCGGGTTCGACGCCGAACTCGAAGACGAGATCGAGTCGGTCACCGACGCGCCCGCCGTGGCGACCGCACGGTCGGTCGTCCGCGCACTCGAGGCCCTCGAGGTCGAACGCCTCGCCGTCCAGACGCCGTACACGGCCGATCTCGACGAGAAGGAACGCGACTTTCTCGAGGAATCGGGCATCGAGGTCGCGAGCATCGACGGCCGCGGCATCGAGGCGAACGTAGAAATTGGTGCGCTGACGCCCGACGACGCCGCCATACAGGTTCGCGAGGGAGTCGACGCTGCAGACGTCGACGCCGTCTTCGTCTCCTGCACGAACTACCGGTCGCTCGCGGCGGTCGAGGAACTCGAGGACGACCTCGGCGTACCGGTGGTGACGAGCAACGGCGCGACGCTGTGGGACCTCGGGCGGGCGGCAGGATTCGCGGTCGACGGGCCCGGCATGCTGTTCGACCTCGAGTAG
- a CDS encoding protein-L-isoaspartate(D-aspartate) O-methyltransferase — translation MIDRFGSDDAGTASDPTDDDLAAARERMIDRLSSRIDDEGVLEALAAVPRHAFVPEGRRESAYVDRPLPIGDGQTISAPHMVAIMADVLDLEAGEDVLEIGTGCGYHAAVTAEIVGAKHVYSVEYSTELAERARGTLAEIGYGKVSVRVGDGREGWSEHAPYDAAYLTCAASEFPAAVRKQVRPGGRLLAPIGTAFQTLIEARKREDGSLEREDHGGVQFVRMRG, via the coding sequence ATGATCGACCGGTTCGGTTCCGACGATGCGGGTACCGCGTCCGATCCGACCGACGACGACCTCGCGGCCGCACGAGAGCGGATGATCGATCGGTTGTCGTCACGAATCGACGACGAGGGGGTGCTCGAGGCGCTCGCTGCGGTTCCGCGGCACGCGTTCGTCCCCGAGGGCCGCCGGGAAAGCGCCTACGTCGACCGACCGTTGCCGATCGGTGACGGGCAGACGATCAGCGCACCGCACATGGTGGCGATCATGGCCGACGTGCTGGACCTCGAGGCCGGCGAGGACGTCCTCGAGATCGGCACCGGCTGTGGCTATCACGCCGCGGTGACGGCAGAGATCGTGGGTGCCAAGCACGTCTATAGCGTCGAGTACAGCACGGAACTTGCCGAACGGGCCCGCGGGACGCTGGCGGAGATCGGATACGGCAAGGTCTCGGTCCGCGTCGGCGACGGACGTGAGGGGTGGTCCGAGCACGCACCGTACGATGCGGCCTACCTGACCTGCGCCGCTTCCGAGTTCCCGGCGGCAGTTCGCAAGCAGGTCCGACCCGGCGGCCGACTGCTGGCCCCGATCGGGACCGCGTTCCAGACGCTCATCGAGGCGCGAAAGCGCGAGGACGGCAGTCTCGAGCGCGAGGACCACGGCGGGGTGCAGTTCGTGCGGATGCGAGGCTGA
- a CDS encoding type II glyceraldehyde-3-phosphate dehydrogenase: MIQVAINGYGTIGKRVADAVALQPDMEVLGVAKTRPNFEAETAIEKGFPLYAAIEERADQFEEAGLEIAGLVDELVAEADVVVDATPSGIGAENRSLYEDHDTPALYQGGEDADVADVSFNARSNYAEATGADHVRVVSCNTTGLSRVIAPLREEYGVEKVRATLVRRGGDPGQTGRGPINDILPNPVTIPSHHGPDVETIFDDLDIDTLGMKVPATLMHMHSLNVTLEAEVDAADVRDLLSDESRLFLIPERLAIDGSGKLKEFAMDAGRPRADIWENCIWEESISTVDRDLYLFQGIHQESDVVPENVDAIRAVLGEADAAESIETTNETMGVGL, from the coding sequence ATGATACAGGTCGCGATCAACGGCTACGGTACGATCGGCAAGCGCGTCGCGGATGCCGTTGCCCTCCAGCCAGACATGGAGGTCCTCGGCGTCGCCAAGACCCGGCCGAACTTCGAGGCCGAGACGGCCATCGAGAAGGGCTTCCCGCTGTACGCCGCGATCGAGGAACGCGCCGACCAGTTCGAGGAGGCCGGCCTCGAGATCGCGGGCCTCGTCGACGAACTCGTCGCCGAGGCGGACGTCGTCGTCGACGCCACGCCCTCCGGGATCGGTGCCGAGAACAGGTCTCTCTACGAGGACCACGACACGCCGGCGCTCTATCAGGGTGGCGAGGACGCCGACGTCGCCGACGTGAGCTTCAACGCCCGATCGAACTACGCCGAGGCGACGGGTGCCGACCACGTCCGCGTCGTCTCCTGTAACACGACCGGTCTCTCGCGGGTCATCGCCCCCCTCCGCGAGGAGTACGGCGTCGAGAAGGTCCGGGCGACCCTCGTCCGCCGCGGCGGCGACCCCGGCCAGACCGGCCGCGGCCCGATCAACGATATCCTCCCGAACCCGGTGACGATCCCCTCCCACCACGGCCCCGACGTCGAGACGATCTTCGACGATCTGGACATCGACACCCTCGGGATGAAAGTGCCCGCCACGCTGATGCACATGCACAGCCTGAACGTCACCCTCGAGGCGGAGGTCGACGCCGCGGACGTCCGTGACCTGCTTTCCGACGAGTCGCGCCTGTTCCTGATCCCCGAGCGCCTCGCGATCGACGGCAGCGGTAAGCTCAAGGAGTTCGCGATGGACGCCGGTCGGCCGCGGGCTGACATCTGGGAGAACTGCATCTGGGAGGAGTCGATCTCGACCGTCGACCGCGACCTGTATCTCTTCCAGGGGATCCACCAGGAGTCCGACGTCGTCCCCGAGAACGTCGACGCGATCCGGGCAGTCCTCGGCGAGGCCGACGCTGCAGAGAGCATCGAAACGACCAACGAGACGATGGGCGTCGGGCTCTGA
- a CDS encoding HVO_0476 family zinc finger protein, with product MTDVQDTPDRVPTPCPSCSPDLETVHEILTVTEGGGTFTVRCTECGHVHKVTPDHTREVTLDVIVSQEGESFPANVTTPEDETIEVGDEFILETEEVLSTVRVTSLELEGHKRVEVAPAEEIETVWSREVDNVAVNVTVHPQDGRREDSRSITVYVPGDYEFEVGTVEEFGDDEFEIDAFVVRSDATGYDRDRYEERGDAIVAKDAKRIYAYDETSTAWSAW from the coding sequence ATGACCGATGTTCAGGACACCCCCGACAGGGTGCCCACGCCGTGTCCGTCGTGTTCGCCGGACCTCGAGACGGTCCACGAGATACTGACCGTCACCGAGGGCGGCGGCACGTTCACCGTCCGCTGTACCGAGTGTGGCCACGTCCACAAGGTGACTCCCGACCACACGCGCGAGGTCACCCTCGATGTGATCGTTTCGCAGGAAGGCGAGTCGTTCCCTGCGAACGTCACCACGCCCGAAGACGAGACCATCGAGGTCGGCGACGAGTTCATCCTCGAAACCGAGGAAGTGCTCTCGACGGTCCGGGTGACGAGCCTCGAACTCGAGGGGCACAAACGGGTCGAGGTTGCTCCGGCGGAGGAAATCGAGACGGTCTGGAGCCGCGAGGTAGACAACGTGGCGGTCAACGTCACCGTCCACCCACAGGACGGCCGCCGAGAGGACAGTCGTTCGATCACGGTCTACGTTCCCGGCGATTACGAGTTCGAAGTCGGCACCGTCGAGGAGTTCGGCGACGACGAGTTCGAGATCGACGCCTTCGTCGTTCGCAGCGACGCGACCGGGTACGACCGCGACCGCTACGAAGAACGCGGCGACGCAATCGTCGCGAAGGACGCAAAGCGCATTTACGCCTACGACGAGACGAGCACCGCCTGGTCCGCCTGGTAG